The Porphyrobacter sp. HT-58-2 genome has a window encoding:
- a CDS encoding phosphoglycerate kinase, translated as MSFKTLDDLPADLTGEVALVRVDLNLPMKDGSATDVTRVEAVKPTILELAARGAKVLLLAHFGRPGGQRSSVLSTSMVIGDVERVLGKEVMFIPEIAGPVVDQAVETILRAGDVALLDNTRFWPGEEANDPNLAQAIAAHGTLYVNDAFSAAHRAHATTEGLAHVLPSYAGRSMEAELKALDAALGNPEQPVAAVVGGAKVSTKLAVLENLVGKVQHLIIGGGMANTFLAARGVDVGKSLCEHDLAPTVAKIMDEADHAGCTVHLPYDVVVAKEFAANPASLRVCNVHEVAADEMILDLGPQAVEALADVLKTCRTLVWNGPLGAFETEPFDAATVALARTAAALTLEGSLTSVAGGGDTVAALAHAGASEDFTYISTAGGAFLEWMEGRVLPGVAALEGLDG; from the coding sequence ATGAGCTTCAAGACCCTCGATGATCTCCCCGCCGATCTGACCGGCGAAGTTGCGCTGGTGCGCGTCGATCTCAACCTGCCGATGAAGGATGGCTCGGCCACCGACGTCACCCGGGTCGAGGCGGTGAAGCCGACCATCCTCGAACTGGCCGCGCGCGGGGCCAAGGTGCTGCTGCTGGCCCATTTCGGGCGGCCGGGCGGGCAGCGGTCTTCGGTGCTTTCGACCAGCATGGTGATCGGCGATGTCGAGCGGGTGCTGGGCAAGGAAGTGATGTTCATCCCCGAAATCGCTGGGCCGGTGGTCGATCAGGCGGTGGAGACTATCCTGCGGGCAGGGGATGTGGCTTTGCTGGACAACACGCGCTTTTGGCCGGGCGAGGAGGCGAACGACCCCAATCTGGCGCAGGCGATTGCCGCCCACGGTACGCTCTATGTCAATGATGCCTTCAGCGCTGCGCACCGCGCCCACGCGACGACCGAGGGCCTGGCGCATGTCCTTCCGTCCTATGCGGGCCGCTCGATGGAAGCGGAACTCAAGGCGCTGGATGCGGCGCTCGGCAATCCCGAGCAACCCGTGGCGGCGGTGGTCGGCGGGGCCAAGGTTTCGACCAAGCTGGCCGTGCTGGAAAACCTTGTGGGCAAGGTGCAGCACCTGATTATCGGCGGCGGCATGGCCAACACGTTCCTCGCGGCAAGGGGCGTCGATGTGGGCAAGAGCCTGTGCGAGCATGATCTTGCGCCCACGGTGGCAAAGATCATGGACGAGGCCGACCACGCTGGCTGCACTGTCCACCTGCCCTATGATGTCGTTGTGGCCAAGGAATTCGCCGCAAACCCTGCATCCTTGCGGGTCTGCAACGTCCACGAAGTCGCCGCCGACGAGATGATCCTCGACCTCGGCCCGCAGGCGGTCGAAGCGCTCGCCGATGTGCTCAAGACCTGTCGCACGCTGGTGTGGAATGGCCCGCTGGGCGCCTTCGAGACCGAGCCCTTCGATGCGGCGACCGTGGCACTGGCGCGCACGGCGGCGGCGCTGACGCTCGAAGGTTCGCTCACCAGCGTGGCGGGCGGCGGGGATACGGTCGCGGCGCTCGCCCATGCGGGGGCTTCCGAAGATTTCACCTATATTTCAACTGCTGGCGGGGCGTTCCTCGAATGGATGGAGGGCCGCGTCCTGCCCGGTGTTGCGGCTCTCGAAGGTCTGGATGGCTGA
- a CDS encoding nuclear transport factor 2 family protein has product MADTAVEVEALALGVMRAWVAGDGKALKKVLARDFMMMVGTHPPQLLDKPSFLAAQERGFQCSRFALREVFVRQHGKAAWLVAGAELELQLGGKPWHGAFLMTDLWRCGTISGWKLAERSLARLDSDDSLAPAVARLQLWT; this is encoded by the coding sequence ATGGCTGATACTGCAGTCGAAGTCGAAGCCCTCGCCCTTGGCGTGATGCGCGCCTGGGTGGCGGGCGATGGCAAGGCGCTGAAAAAGGTGCTGGCACGCGATTTCATGATGATGGTCGGCACGCACCCGCCGCAGTTGCTCGACAAGCCGAGCTTTCTGGCGGCGCAGGAACGCGGGTTTCAATGCAGCCGCTTTGCCTTGCGCGAGGTGTTTGTTCGCCAGCATGGCAAGGCGGCATGGCTTGTCGCCGGTGCGGAACTGGAATTGCAGCTTGGCGGCAAGCCGTGGCACGGCGCGTTCCTGATGACCGACCTGTGGCGCTGCGGGACGATCAGCGGGTGGAAGCTGGCAGAGCGCAGCCTCGCCCGGCTCGACAGCGACGACAGCCTCGCCCCAGCCGTGGCGCGCCTGCAATTATGGACATGA